The Aquitalea magnusonii region TGCAGTACGGATGCCATCAGAGAACCCGCCATTATCGCCTGTCCACCTGGAGCAACATCGATAGTCGCTTGACTCTGCGTTGCAATCAGAGTTGCACCACAAGATGTCAGCATCCCCTCAACCGCGACGTTTTTACCGAAGTAAGCCACATTCTGAGCGCCAGCAACAATGACGAAGTCCCGCTTGCATTGAGGGCAATAGCCTTTGTGTCCTACACCGGCTGCATTTTTTCCATAGACGGACAGGTGAGGAAATGCTTCCAGCACCGTACCGCCGTGAGACGTTGGATCACCCTCGCGGATAATTGCTTTTCCCATCGCCTGCTCCAGCATGATTCATTGAAGCGAATGATTATACCATGCCAAGAGCATGATAAAAATTGACCATGGTTCAAGCTGGCTACCAGCTACAAATGACCAGCTCCGCGCTGGACTTCCCTTTCTTCGGATTCACGCTGTACTGGATAGCTACCTGCTCCATCCTGAAATCTGCGAACACGTCACGAATATCTGGGTGGTCGTTGATACTCAAGACCACCTTGCCCTTGCAGCTGCGCATCACCTCGGCCAGCGCCTGGTACTCTTCAAACGGAAACGGCACACCATAGCCCTCCGTCTGCCAGTAAGGCGGATCAGCATAGAACAGGGTATGAGGCCGGTCGTACTTCTGGATGCAGGTTTTCCAGTCCAGGTGCTCAATGTAGGTCCGGGCCAGGCGCAAGTGCGCGGACGACAGCTCCTCCTCAATGCGCAGCAGGTTCATCCGGGGTGGAGTGGTGGTGGCAGTGCCAAAGACCTGGCTGCTGACCCTGCCGCCAAAGGCCATCTTCTGCAGGTAGTAAAAGCGGGCTGCCCGCTGGATATCCGTGAGGATGACCTCCGGGGTGATCTGCAGCCACTTGTACATTTCCCGCGAAATCAGTGCCCACTTGAACTGGCGTACAAACTCTTCCAGGTGGTGTTGCACCACCCGGTAGAGGTTCACCAGTTCGCCCGAGATGTCGTTCAACCGACGTCCCCCCACTTTCAGTAGCAGGGGGCTTTAGAGTCCAAGCTTAATTTACCTGATTTCTCCGCAAATGATTCGGCATAGGCTGCCGGCGTCAAACCACCCAGTGCTTTCTTCGGCCTTTCATTGTTGTATTCCCTTCGCCAGGCTTCGATGACAACCTGGGCCTGGCGCAGGCTGGTGAACCAGTGTTCGTTCAGGCACTCATCCCGGAAACGCCCATTAAAGGATTCGATGTAAGCGTTCTGATTGGGCTTGCCCGGCTCGATGAGAAAGAGCTGAACCCCATGAGCGTGGGCCCAGCTCAACATCACTCGGCTGCAGAATTCCTTGCCGTTATCGGTCCTGATGGCTTTGGGCAAGCCACGTGTCTTCGCCAACTGGTCAAGGACGCGGGTCAGATGCAGGCCTCCCATCGCACGTTCCGGAACAATGGCGACTGCCTCATGCGTGGCATCATCGACCACCGTCAGATTCTTGATGACACGCCCCTCCGCCGTCCGGTCGAACACAAAGTCCATCGACCAAACCTGATTGGCCGCCAAAGGGCGAGCCAGTGGATGACGGTCGGCCACGGGAATTTTCTTGCGCTTACGCCGGCGAATTTGCAGACCTGCCTCAGCATAAAGCCGGTCCACCCGCTTGTGATTGACCACCATGCCGCTCTGCCGCAGCTTCAAATAGATCATGCCAGCACCGTAGCGACGGTGCCGTTGCGCGAGCGCGATGATCTGCGCTTTCAAGGCGACATTATGGTCGGTGGCGGGTTGGTAGCGGAATGAACTGGGGCTCATGTCGGCTAGACGGAGCGATCGACGCTCGCTGAGCCCTTTGCCCACCAGATGGCGCACCAACTCCCGCCGTGACGGTGCGCTCACCACTTTTTTCGCAAGGCCTCTTTGGCAATCTCGTTCTCGAGCATGGTCTCGGCCAGGAGTTTCTTCAGGCGCGCATTCTCGGTTTCCAGCTCCTTGAGACGCTTGGCCTCGGAGACATTCATTCCGCCGAATTTGTTGCGCCAAAGGTAATAGCTGGCTTCTGAGAAGGCGTATTTGCGGCACAACTGTGCAACGGGCATGCCGGCTTCCGCTTCGCGCAGGAAGCCGATGATCTGTTCTTCGGTGAAACGTTTCTTCATGTCCAATCTCCATATGGGGTTGATTGGACTCTAAAGTCACGTGCTACTCAATACCGGGGGGACGTCGCCTGTCCGATAGCAACCCGCCAGGCTACAAACCTGAATTTCACGAGGTGAACGCCACCTTCCAGCCACTCATCAATGGAGAGGCCGCGTTTGGGGCCATCTACGATGCCATCCTGACCGCCAAGCATAGCGTGGACATCGTCTGCTGGGGTTTTCAACCCTCCATGTATTTCAAACGGGGCACCTCTGCTCCACCGATCAAGGATTTCCTGCAACAGCCCCAGCTTCCACCGCTAACCAAGGACAATATTGATCAGGTCGTTGACGATATGGCCGGCAAGCTACCATTCACCCGTCGCAAATTGCATCCCAAAGGCAAGCTCATGCCTATTGGCGAACTGCTGGAAATGAAGTCGTTGGAGGGTGTCAAAATCCGGATTCTGACTTGGAATAATCCCATCGGACAAATTCCCGAGGTAATGAATCCTGGCTATAACCTGAAGCGGGGCGATAACGAGAATTTTCTGCAGGAGTGTTACGATATCGGTTGGCATCAGGATATCCGTGCAAACAAAAACATTCAGTTTCGCACTCGGGATTTCGACGATACCGACAAAAATGCATACATCCTGCCAAATATGTTGCGCAATGGTGCCTCAGCCATACATGCGGCTGCCACCTCCAAAACACCCAGTCACCATCAAAAAACCGTATTGATCGATTATGAGCATCCAGATCAAGCGTTGGGTTTTGTCATGGGGCACAACATGCTGGATGCCTACTGGGATAAGGATGACCATCACTATGTGAAGCAGGAGCCTCATCTGGGGCGCAATGGCGCTACTGCCCGACATGACATTTCCAGCAGACTGACTGGGCCGATTCTCGTTCATATCAACCATAATTTCGTATCGGGCTGGGACAAGGCGACAGGCGAAAACCTGACCGGTCAGCGCGCAGTTCTGGAATTAAAACATTTCAAACCTCGACCAACGCTGGGGACACCAGTCATGGCCCAGATTGCCCGTACGCAAAGCCAGACTCGGCCCAAGGGTAAGGTGGACGGGGAGTTTACTGTGCAGGACATCAAGCATCTGTACTTGAACGCTATCAATCATGCCAGCCAGTACATCTACATTGAAAACCAGTATTTCCGCTGGGTGAACTTCGCTGATGCGATCAAGCAGGCCACCAAGAATCAGTTAGCAAATAGTCGTGACCCAGGGCTGCATGGTCCTTTGTATTTGATGGTAGTGACCAATGACAATGCCGAAGGCATGGGCAAGGGTGTCAAGAACACATACAGGATGCTGGATGCACTAGGCAAACGCGGGCAAATGCCAGAGCTGGCTCGAGGTGACCTTAGCAAAGAGGTAAGCCGGGCAAGGCAGGAGGTCATCATGGCCGAACAGAAGCGTAATGCCATGCGCAGTCCATCTGGTGCCTTGCCATCAGAAGCCAGCCTTGGTTTGCCGGAAAAACGCAAGAAGCTGGAAGAGCTGAAGAGAAAGCAGGCGGATGCCAAGCAAGACAAAATTCCAGACACAGACACTCCCGGCCTGAAAACCCATATTTGCTCGCTGGTATCCAAGGATGGCTACCAGCCGGGACACGATTGGCAGTATGTCTATATCCACGCCAAGCTGATGATGATCGACGATACCTTCATGACCCTGGGTTCTGCCAATATCAACTTGCGCAGCATGGTGGGCGATAGCGAAATCAATGTCTGCCATTGTCAGCCAGAGATCACCCGTGTAACCCGGGATTATTTATGGGGTAAACATACGGCAAATCAGGGAAATACTGCTGATGCCCGCAAACAACAACAGCTTGCGCTGGTTTATGACCAATGGAGACAACTTATGGATAAAAACATTCCGTTGCGAGCAAAGAAATTTAATCCGACTGTCCCACTAGTCAAATTCAGCAGTGACACCAGTAGCACCACCGACCTGGACTAAACGATGCGTATTGCCTGGCTCGTATTACCTTTGCTGTTGGCCGCCTGCGGCCACAAGGACACTCCAATGGCACAACAACCCGATCTTAAGGCTGTACAGACCAAGTTGGCCTTTAGCTGCGTACATGAAGCAGATCACCTACCTCAATTAGCCCCTGAAGTGGATCAACTGTTCAAATACGCTCGTTGGCTTCAACTGCAATACAAGCCGGAACTACTGCCCGAGGCCGGGCGGCTATACCGTATTGCCACCGCCCATGGCCACTACAAGGCCAACAACAACCTGCAACGCATGGTGAGCAAGGGAGATGTCGAATCACCAGATGCCGTCAACGAAGTGCTGGATTTGGCTGAACAGTTAGTAGCCGAAAACATCCCCAACGGCTATTACCTGATTGGTCATTATTTGCAAACCGGCTATGGCTTCGATCAGGATAATGAAAAGGCACTGATGTATTTCCGCAAAGCTGCCGATCTTGGTAGCGCAGATGCTCAAGCGTATGTGGGTGATCTACTGCTTCCTCCTGAGCTTGCCCCCAAAATTGGTCGGCAGATGCTGCGTTGCGCTACAGAACAAGGGCATGCTAAAGCGGCCGTCAGTCTAGGGTTTGATTTACAAACGGACGAGATCTATCCCGATGCCATGTATGCATTTCAGCAGGCTGCCAAGGCCGGAGATTCGGCTTCTGCTCTTGGCTTGCAGGCGGCATTTGACGCAGAGAAAAGCAAGAGTAAAAACGACCTCAACTATTTGAATGTCCAACCCGACCCGGAGCGTGTAAAACGCTATGAGGCAATCTGGACCTTTTTGAAGCGCTACGATGGTCGCAACCCCAAGGTACCTGATATCGACAAGATCGTACCGTTGCCACCTGCCAAGCTCCCCTCATGGGATGGCAGCTTTGAATGGGAAAAAGAGTGGAAGGCAAATACGCCACCAGCCAAGCCTGATGAAAAGCTGGTGATTGGCCTAGCGAAAGCCAAAAATCTGGATCCAGCCACCGGTTTGCCCAAGGCTGAACTGCCAAAACCGAAACAGCCACCCAAAATCAAATTAGGATACGCAGCCCCCAGCCATGCTGTCTGCCCACAAAGCGGGCTATGGTGTACTGATCTATCGGCTTACCAAATGGCGAGTGAAAAACGACATATCCATCAGGGAGAGCCCTTTCCAACCATGACAGTTCCTCTGCAGACTAACTGGTGGGAGCGCTTACGCGGCATCCCCGAGCAGCAGGAAGTTGTCGTCAGCTGGGTCTTGCAAAGCTATAGTAATGAGCAAAACAGCTGAAATACAGCATGATCCTCCGGCTCCTTCCTCCTGCATGCAGGCGTATCCGTAGAACTACGCATTCATGCCATTCAGCCTTGTTTGCACCATGCTGAAGGCATAAACTGTTGAACTTTCAACAGAATGTGATGATTCACGTCAGCCGACGTGATAGCCCGCACCATGGATTTCTCCTCCCTGCTCGCCAGCTTCGCCGCCGCCTTTTCCCAGCACCAGCGCCTGCTCACCCTGCAGCTGGATGGCGGGCAGATCGCCGCCGAGCAGTTATTGCCACACACGCTGGATGGCAGCGAGGGGGTGTCGCAAGCCTATCGCTATCAGCTCAGTTGTTTGTCGCCGGATGGCAATATCGAGCTCAAGTCGCTGCTCGGTGTGGCCGCCCGCCTGGGGGTGCTGGATGCCGATGGCAGCCAGGTGGTGCGTTGCGGGGTGGTGTCACGGGCCGAGTTGCTGGGTTCGGATGGCGGTTTTGCCAAGTACGGCCTCACCATCGAGCCGCCGTTTGCGCTGCTGCGGCTGCGTCGTACGTCGCGGGTGTTTCAGGACTTGTCGGTGCCGGACATCGTCAAGCAGATCCTGGCCGAGCATCAGGCCAATAATCCGGTGTTTGCCCAGGTACAGACGCTGGAGTTTCACACTGCCTCCGCCAACCCGCGCAGTTACTGTTTGCAATACCGCGAGAGCGATTTCGACTTCATCGTGCGCCTGCTGCACGAAGAGGGTTACGCCTGGCGTTTCGAGCATGTCGATGGTGAGCATCCGCAGGTCAAGCTGGTGGTGTTTGATGATGCGTACAGCCTGCCGCCCGCCGCCAGTGAGCGGGTGCGCTTTCACCGCAGCGATGCCACCGAGGAAGAAGACGGCCTGACGGATTGGAGCGCCGCCCGTCAGGTGGTGTCCGGTGCGGTGGCGCTGGCCAGTTTCGATTACCAGCCGGTGAGCACCCAGCACAGCGGCGATCAGAGCCGCATCCAGCAAGGCCGCAGTGGCGATGCCTTGCAATCCACCCTGCAGGATTACGACCCGCAGTCGCTGTACTACGCCAGCGATGCCGAGCAACTGAGTCAGTATGCGCAGCGGCGTCAGCAGGCGCACGATGTGCAGGCCAAGCAATTCTCTGGCAGCGGCTCAGTACGCAGCCTGCTCGCTGGCCAATGGTTCCGCCTGGATGAACATCCGCTGCACGAGGGCGACAGCAGCGAGCAGCGTGAATTCGTGGTCACCGGCCAAACCTTCCGTGCCAACAACAATCTGCCGGGTGATCTGGCCAGCAGCCTGCGCGGCTTGCTGGGAGATAGCAGCACATCAAACGACAGCCAGAACAGCAGCCCCTTCCAGACCCAGATCACCGCCCAGCGCCGCGGCATTCCGCTCACCCCGGCTTATGCCCACAGCACGCAGGCCAAGCCGACATCTAAAGGTGTACAGACCGCCACCGTGGTGGGGCCCGAGGGGGAAGAAGTCCACACCGACGAGTTGGGCCGCATCAAGGTGCAGTTCCACTGGCAGCGGCCAGACGAACACCCCGGCAGCGGCGCCAATCTGGACGACCGCTCCTCCTGCTGGCTGCGCGTGGCCATGCCCAGCGCCGGGGCCGGCTGGGGCCACCAGTTCATCCCGCGCATCGGCCAGGAAGTGCTGGTCGACTTTATCGAAGGCGATATCGACCGCCCGGTGATTGTTGGCGTGCTGTACAACGGCAGCCACGCCACCCCGGCCTTCAGCGGTGCCGGCGCTTTGCCCGCCAACAAGACCCTGTCCGGCATCAAATCCAAAGAACACCAGGGCGGCCAGTACAACGAACTGCTGTTCGACGACACGCCCGGTGAAGTCCGCGCCAAGCTCAGTAGCGAAGCGGGCAAGACCCAGCTCAACCAGGGCTACCTCACCCACCCGCGCAGCAATGGCAAAGCCCAGCCGCGCGGCGAAGGCTTCGAACTACGCACCGACCAGCACGGCGCCATCCGCGCCGGCCACGGCCTGCTCATCAGCACCGAAGCGCAAAACGGCGCATCCGGCAAACAACTGGCGCGCGAGCATGCGCAAAGCCAGCTCGACGCCGCGCTCAGCCTCAGCCAAAGCCTGGGCGACACCGCCGCCGCGCAACTGGCCGACAGCATGGAAACCGGGCCGGACGCCATCAACCCTGACAACGGCAAAGACGGCAACAAGGACAGCGGCCACCTGCAACACCACGCCGCCGCGCTCAAAGCCTGGGAAGCCGGCAGCAACACCGACAAAGACGGCAAGACGGCAAAAGACCAGGCCGGCCAACAGCCGCTGCTCATCCTGTCCGCCCCGGCCGGCATCGCCAGCCTGACCGAACAAAGCCACACAATCTCTGCCGGAACCAACCTCAACCTCATCGCCCAACGCGACAGCAACCACACCACCGGCCGCCGCTGGCTGCACAACGTCGGCCAGCACATCAGCCTGTTTGTGGCCGGGGTGAAAGACAAAGTGGCGCTGAAACTGATCGCCGCCAAGGGCAAGGTGCAGCTACAGGCGCAGAGCGATGCGATGGAACTGACGGCGGATAAGGATGTGACGATTACCTCGGCCAAGCAGAACATCAACTTGAATGGCAAGCAGGAAATTCTGCTGACCAGCGGCGGCGCTTACGTGCGGATCAAGGATGGCAAGATCGAGCTGCACGCCCCCGGCACCGTCAGCTTCAAGGGGGGTAGCCATGACTGGAGCGGGCCGGACAGCATGAATATTCCGATGCCGGTTTTCCCTGGCAAGCAGTTCTGCTTGCAATGCATGCTCAATGCAATCAAGTCCGGTCTGCCGCTGGCGGGACAATAGGAATGGCAATGTATTTTGCAATGGACGAAGGAAATATTGCGGAACAGTCACAAAAACTGGAAACGCTACTGAAAGAACTGCCAGACGGTCTGTATTGCTACGCACTGCTGGATGATGGATTCGATTTCAAGCGGCGCAAGATATGGCAGACCAAAGCAAGCTGGCCTTTGTATCACCTACAGGAGTGGGGTGAGCTACGCGAAGTATCACCACGACTTCTCGCATTGCATCCTGGCAATCAACCAGAGCTGCAACAACTGCTGCGTCATTGCAAGGGACGGCCGATGCTGAGCTTTCTAACAAGCCAGCTTAGCGCCCCCGCCCTACGGGATGCCTGGCAATGTAGCCTCAATGCCACCACCGAAGACGGGCAGTGGTACGTCGTCCGTTTTGCCGATACGCGCATCGCTGCCAGTCTGCCGCAAGTACTGGCTACGGCAGCATGGCAACGGCTGTGCGAACCAGTGGAGCAGTGGTTGATTATTGACCGCTACAGCCAACTGCGGGCATTGCCCATGCCGCCCAAGACGCTTCCTCCCGATGCGCAGGACCCATGGCGGCTGAGCACTCAGGAGTTCACCGCCTTAATGCATGCCTCCCTGGCAGACGTATTGGCAGACCAGTTGCACGAAGGTTTTGCCGACCTGATCCCTGCCTCTGGTGCAGTACTGTATGGCTGGCTGCAACGTACGGCCGATCTGTTAGCAGAGCATCATATTGAGGATGCCCCTGAGCAGCTAACCGTAGCGGTGGCCGTCTGCTATAGCCAGGGGCGCTTGTTGGATGATCCTCGGCTGATCCAGATACTGCAGAGCTTTGTCGAGCAAAGATGCTCCCTGAGCGAAGGACTTGCTCCGTTACTCGACGATGCTCATACCTCTTGAGAATTAACCATGACACATACGAAAAAAGCATCAGTAGTAAAAAAAACTATCCACCCGCTGTTGTTGACCAGTGCATTGGTAATTATTTCCATAATCTGGATATTCGCTATCGGCATCACATATTTTGAATACACAAGAACCCCGGACCCAACAACAGAGGGCGATTGGTCGGCATTAAACCACATTTACTTTCTAATCCTAACTTTCCCACTTCTAATAATGGCACTACTTCCCTTGTCCGCATGGGTAATAAATGGAGTGCAAAAAATAACTATAAAAATAGTATCGATAATAATAATGTTATTGATTTATGGTAGCATCTACCTTACCTTTCTTTGGAAAACATACCCGCCAACATAGTAAGCATTGCCAGAAAATACATTGCAAAAATTGGATTCCCAAGGATTTGTCAATCAGAGGGAGAGCACAACTCAATCAACGACGATACTCCATTGACTGTTCTCATCAGCCCCTTTATTAAGGCCCCCCATGATAATACTCCGAAGACTAATCGCTTTGTTACTGATACTGGGCCTACCAATACTGGTAGGGTGCGAAGAAGAAAAAACCAGTCTGAGTTATCTGGCGGTCAATCACACCACAAAGCCAATCGACTCAATCACCATTAACGATCAAGGCGGTGTGCTGAATGTCCCTGCGATGGGTGGTGGCGGCAAAGAAGTTTGCTGTGTCATCGTACCAGGCAAATGGTGGCCGGGGCTGACAGTAAAGATCAGCTGGCTGCAAGGTGGACATTTCCAGCGCGATGCCAGTGGTAATGTCGTGATGAAAAACGGCGACAAGGTATTTATTGAAGGCAGCTGGAAAACGCGCACTGTGACCATCCCGGAATATCAGGCCAAAGAAATGCAGCATGTTGATATCCACTTCCTGCCCAACGACCAGGTCTTGGTCAAATTGAGTGATATTTTCCCTGAGCACCCGGACTATCGACCTGCCTATCCTCGTGAGATGCAGAACACTTCTCAATGAGTACGCGTCACCCACATATCCACCGGAAGCAGAGAGGTTTCCAATGAGCATATTGCGTAAGCGACTCTCCGCATTATTACTGCTAAGTCTGCTATTCCTGGCAGGCTGCGAAGAAGAAAAAACCAGTCTGAGTTATCTGGCGGTCAATCACACCACAAAGCCAATCGACTCAATCACCATTAACGATCAAGGCGGTGTGCTGAATGTCCCTGCGATGGGTGGCGGCGGCGGAGAAGTCTGCTGCGTCATAGTGCCGAGCAAATGGCGGCCGGGGCTGACAGTAAAGATCAGCTGGCTGCAAGGTGGACATTTCCAGCGCGATGCCAGTGGTAATGTCGTGATGAAAAACGGCAACAAGGTATTTATTGAAGGCAGCTGGAAAACGCGCACTGTGACCATCCCGGAATATCAGGCCAAAGAAATGCAGCATGTTGATATCCACTTCCTGCCCAACGACCAGGTCTTGGTCAAATTGAGTGATATTTTCCCTGAGCACCCGGACTATCGACCTGCCTATCCTCGTGAGATGCAGCACACTTCTCAATGAGTACGCGTCACCCACATATCCACCGGAAGCAGAGAGGTTTCCAATGAGCATATTGCGCAAGCGACTCTCCGCATTATTACTGCTGAGTCTGCTATTCCTGGCAGGCTGCG contains the following coding sequences:
- a CDS encoding DNA adenine methylase, giving the protein MNDISGELVNLYRVVQHHLEEFVRQFKWALISREMYKWLQITPEVILTDIQRAARFYYLQKMAFGGRVSSQVFGTATTTPPRMNLLRIEEELSSAHLRLARTYIEHLDWKTCIQKYDRPHTLFYADPPYWQTEGYGVPFPFEEYQALAEVMRSCKGKVVLSINDHPDIRDVFADFRMEQVAIQYSVNPKKGKSSAELVICSW
- a CDS encoding IS3 family transposase (programmed frameshift), with the translated sequence MKKRFTEEQIIGFLREAEAGMPVAQLCRKYAFSEASYYLWRNKFGGMNVSEAKRLKELETENARLKKLLAETMLENEIAKEALRKKLVSAPSRRELVRHLVGKGLSERRSLRLADMSPSSFRYQPATDHNVALKAQIIALAQRHRRYGAGMIYLKLRQSGMVVNHKRVDRLYAEAGLQIRRRKRKKIPVADRHPLARPLAANQVWSMDFVFDRTAEGRVIKNLTVVDDATHEAVAIVPERAMGGLHLTRVLDQLAKTRGLPKAIRTDNGKEFCSRVMLSWAHAHGVQLFLIEPGKPNQNAYIESFNGRFRDECLNEHWFTSLRQAQVVIEAWRREYNNERPKKALGGLTPAAYAESFAEKSGKLSLDSKAPCY
- a CDS encoding phospholipase D-like domain-containing protein, whose amino-acid sequence is MNATFQPLINGEAAFGAIYDAILTAKHSVDIVCWGFQPSMYFKRGTSAPPIKDFLQQPQLPPLTKDNIDQVVDDMAGKLPFTRRKLHPKGKLMPIGELLEMKSLEGVKIRILTWNNPIGQIPEVMNPGYNLKRGDNENFLQECYDIGWHQDIRANKNIQFRTRDFDDTDKNAYILPNMLRNGASAIHAAATSKTPSHHQKTVLIDYEHPDQALGFVMGHNMLDAYWDKDDHHYVKQEPHLGRNGATARHDISSRLTGPILVHINHNFVSGWDKATGENLTGQRAVLELKHFKPRPTLGTPVMAQIARTQSQTRPKGKVDGEFTVQDIKHLYLNAINHASQYIYIENQYFRWVNFADAIKQATKNQLANSRDPGLHGPLYLMVVTNDNAEGMGKGVKNTYRMLDALGKRGQMPELARGDLSKEVSRARQEVIMAEQKRNAMRSPSGALPSEASLGLPEKRKKLEELKRKQADAKQDKIPDTDTPGLKTHICSLVSKDGYQPGHDWQYVYIHAKLMMIDDTFMTLGSANINLRSMVGDSEINVCHCQPEITRVTRDYLWGKHTANQGNTADARKQQQLALVYDQWRQLMDKNIPLRAKKFNPTVPLVKFSSDTSSTTDLD
- a CDS encoding sel1 repeat family protein — translated: MRIAWLVLPLLLAACGHKDTPMAQQPDLKAVQTKLAFSCVHEADHLPQLAPEVDQLFKYARWLQLQYKPELLPEAGRLYRIATAHGHYKANNNLQRMVSKGDVESPDAVNEVLDLAEQLVAENIPNGYYLIGHYLQTGYGFDQDNEKALMYFRKAADLGSADAQAYVGDLLLPPELAPKIGRQMLRCATEQGHAKAAVSLGFDLQTDEIYPDAMYAFQQAAKAGDSASALGLQAAFDAEKSKSKNDLNYLNVQPDPERVKRYEAIWTFLKRYDGRNPKVPDIDKIVPLPPAKLPSWDGSFEWEKEWKANTPPAKPDEKLVIGLAKAKNLDPATGLPKAELPKPKQPPKIKLGYAAPSHAVCPQSGLWCTDLSAYQMASEKRHIHQGEPFPTMTVPLQTNWWERLRGIPEQQEVVVSWVLQSYSNEQNS
- a CDS encoding type VI secretion system Vgr family protein — its product is MDFSSLLASFAAAFSQHQRLLTLQLDGGQIAAEQLLPHTLDGSEGVSQAYRYQLSCLSPDGNIELKSLLGVAARLGVLDADGSQVVRCGVVSRAELLGSDGGFAKYGLTIEPPFALLRLRRTSRVFQDLSVPDIVKQILAEHQANNPVFAQVQTLEFHTASANPRSYCLQYRESDFDFIVRLLHEEGYAWRFEHVDGEHPQVKLVVFDDAYSLPPAASERVRFHRSDATEEEDGLTDWSAARQVVSGAVALASFDYQPVSTQHSGDQSRIQQGRSGDALQSTLQDYDPQSLYYASDAEQLSQYAQRRQQAHDVQAKQFSGSGSVRSLLAGQWFRLDEHPLHEGDSSEQREFVVTGQTFRANNNLPGDLASSLRGLLGDSSTSNDSQNSSPFQTQITAQRRGIPLTPAYAHSTQAKPTSKGVQTATVVGPEGEEVHTDELGRIKVQFHWQRPDEHPGSGANLDDRSSCWLRVAMPSAGAGWGHQFIPRIGQEVLVDFIEGDIDRPVIVGVLYNGSHATPAFSGAGALPANKTLSGIKSKEHQGGQYNELLFDDTPGEVRAKLSSEAGKTQLNQGYLTHPRSNGKAQPRGEGFELRTDQHGAIRAGHGLLISTEAQNGASGKQLAREHAQSQLDAALSLSQSLGDTAAAQLADSMETGPDAINPDNGKDGNKDSGHLQHHAAALKAWEAGSNTDKDGKTAKDQAGQQPLLILSAPAGIASLTEQSHTISAGTNLNLIAQRDSNHTTGRRWLHNVGQHISLFVAGVKDKVALKLIAAKGKVQLQAQSDAMELTADKDVTITSAKQNINLNGKQEILLTSGGAYVRIKDGKIELHAPGTVSFKGGSHDWSGPDSMNIPMPVFPGKQFCLQCMLNAIKSGLPLAGQ
- a CDS encoding DUF4123 domain-containing protein, which codes for MYFAMDEGNIAEQSQKLETLLKELPDGLYCYALLDDGFDFKRRKIWQTKASWPLYHLQEWGELREVSPRLLALHPGNQPELQQLLRHCKGRPMLSFLTSQLSAPALRDAWQCSLNATTEDGQWYVVRFADTRIAASLPQVLATAAWQRLCEPVEQWLIIDRYSQLRALPMPPKTLPPDAQDPWRLSTQEFTALMHASLADVLADQLHEGFADLIPASGAVLYGWLQRTADLLAEHHIEDAPEQLTVAVAVCYSQGRLLDDPRLIQILQSFVEQRCSLSEGLAPLLDDAHTS
- a CDS encoding DUF3304 domain-containing protein, with the translated sequence MLLILGLPILVGCEEEKTSLSYLAVNHTTKPIDSITINDQGGVLNVPAMGGGGKEVCCVIVPGKWWPGLTVKISWLQGGHFQRDASGNVVMKNGDKVFIEGSWKTRTVTIPEYQAKEMQHVDIHFLPNDQVLVKLSDIFPEHPDYRPAYPREMQNTSQ
- a CDS encoding DUF3304 domain-containing protein, whose amino-acid sequence is MSILRKRLSALLLLSLLFLAGCEEEKTSLSYLAVNHTTKPIDSITINDQGGVLNVPAMGGGGGEVCCVIVPSKWRPGLTVKISWLQGGHFQRDASGNVVMKNGNKVFIEGSWKTRTVTIPEYQAKEMQHVDIHFLPNDQVLVKLSDIFPEHPDYRPAYPREMQHTSQ